From Paenibacillus sp. PK3_47, the proteins below share one genomic window:
- a CDS encoding helix-turn-helix domain-containing protein — protein sequence MNQDVKPLLAKVEHAFHIIGKKWVNLILHVLMEGPKRFSELHAIIPDLSKRMLNERLKELEECGLLSRAVIPERPVRTEYSLTGKGRELGEALGHVEQWALKWL from the coding sequence ATGAACCAGGATGTTAAGCCGCTGCTGGCCAAAGTCGAACATGCCTTTCATATTATCGGAAAAAAGTGGGTGAATCTCATCCTTCATGTGCTGATGGAAGGCCCCAAGCGCTTCAGTGAGCTGCATGCCATCATACCGGACCTCAGTAAACGCATGCTTAATGAGCGGCTGAAGGAGCTTGAAGAATGCGGTCTGCTCAGCCGTGCCGTCATCCCGGAGCGTCCGGTAAGAACTGAATATTCCCTGACCGGCAAAGGCCGTGAGCTTGGAGAAGCACTGGGTCATGTGGAGCAGTGGGCATTGAAGTGGCTGTAA
- a CDS encoding glycoside hydrolase family 52 protein, whose protein sequence is MPHNIFYNAHHSPIGAFASFTLGFKGAGGGFDLEAARPPRQNIFIGLQRKDGTGYDTLPFHTQAGNDESKRYDIENPDPKQEKPHILYPFADSEIVREFALATDSWSAGDLNFKIYSPVQPVPDPETASDGELKKALLPALLVELTVDNTAGEAVRRAFFGFEGNDPYSAMRRLDDSSAELTGVGQGRFVAIAGEPGRMRSAMHFKIEDILQAELEENWTFGLGRVGALVMDVPPGVKETYRFTVSFHRSGYVTAGIDASYYYNRYFSNIESVAEYALSNFEVLKEQAEQANVMISDKSLSADQTFMLAHAIRSYYGSTQLLDYQGKPFWIVNEGEYRIMNTFDLTVDQLFYELRMNSWTVRNELDMFVDRFSYEDTVRFPGDKTEYPGGISFTHDMGVANTVSRPGYSAYEMYGIDGCFSHMTHEQLVNWVLTAAVYVEHTGDQSWMDRNLSVLESCLTSMLNRDHPDPQQRNGVMGLDSSRTMGGAEITTYDSLDVSLGQARNNIYLAGKCWAAYVAMEKIFAGRGRSELAETAGVQAGRCAATIVASVTAGGYIPAVIGEGNDSKIIPAIEGLVFPYFTGCKDALERDGRFGDYIAALDRHLEAVLVPGVCLFEDGGWKISSTSNNSWLSKIYLCQFIARQILGREWDESGHAADRAHADWLTHPELSIWSWSDQIISGEITGSKYYPRGVTAILWLDEQ, encoded by the coding sequence ATGCCTCACAATATTTTTTATAACGCACATCACTCGCCGATTGGCGCTTTTGCCAGCTTTACACTCGGATTTAAGGGGGCGGGGGGCGGATTTGATCTGGAAGCCGCCAGGCCGCCGAGACAAAATATATTCATTGGACTGCAGCGTAAAGACGGCACCGGATACGACACCCTGCCGTTCCATACACAGGCGGGAAATGATGAGAGCAAACGCTATGACATTGAGAATCCCGATCCGAAGCAGGAGAAGCCGCACATTTTGTACCCTTTTGCAGACAGCGAGATCGTCCGGGAATTCGCTTTGGCTACAGACAGCTGGTCGGCCGGAGATTTGAATTTCAAGATTTACTCGCCCGTTCAGCCCGTACCGGACCCGGAGACGGCTTCTGACGGTGAATTGAAGAAAGCTCTGCTTCCGGCGCTGCTGGTGGAGCTGACCGTGGACAATACTGCAGGAGAAGCCGTACGGCGGGCATTCTTCGGCTTTGAAGGCAATGATCCGTACAGCGCCATGCGCAGGCTGGATGACAGCTCTGCCGAGCTCACTGGCGTCGGCCAGGGGCGCTTTGTAGCCATAGCAGGGGAACCGGGCAGAATGAGATCTGCGATGCATTTCAAGATCGAGGACATTCTTCAGGCCGAACTGGAAGAGAATTGGACCTTTGGCCTCGGCCGGGTAGGGGCGCTGGTGATGGATGTTCCTCCGGGTGTGAAGGAAACTTACCGCTTTACGGTCAGCTTCCACCGCTCCGGATATGTCACCGCAGGGATTGATGCTTCTTACTACTACAACCGTTACTTCAGCAATATTGAGTCTGTGGCGGAATATGCCCTGTCCAATTTCGAGGTTCTCAAGGAACAGGCGGAGCAGGCTAACGTTATGATTTCGGACAAAAGCCTCAGTGCTGACCAGACATTTATGCTCGCGCATGCCATCCGCAGCTATTACGGTTCAACCCAGCTGCTGGACTACCAGGGCAAGCCTTTCTGGATCGTGAACGAGGGAGAATACCGGATCATGAACACCTTCGACCTTACAGTCGACCAGCTGTTCTACGAACTGCGGATGAATTCCTGGACCGTGCGCAATGAACTGGACATGTTTGTCGACAGGTTCAGCTATGAGGATACTGTACGTTTCCCCGGCGACAAGACCGAATATCCGGGAGGCATCAGCTTCACCCATGACATGGGGGTAGCCAATACGGTATCACGCCCGGGGTATTCTGCATATGAGATGTACGGCATTGACGGCTGCTTCTCCCACATGACCCATGAGCAGCTTGTGAACTGGGTGCTTACCGCAGCGGTATATGTGGAGCATACCGGCGATCAATCCTGGATGGACAGAAATCTCTCTGTCCTGGAAAGCTGCCTGACGAGTATGCTGAACCGTGACCATCCGGACCCGCAGCAGCGCAATGGCGTGATGGGCCTGGACAGCTCCCGTACGATGGGCGGTGCGGAAATTACAACCTATGACAGTCTGGATGTCTCACTGGGGCAGGCCCGTAACAATATCTATCTCGCAGGGAAATGCTGGGCGGCTTATGTGGCCATGGAGAAGATTTTTGCCGGAAGAGGCAGATCGGAACTGGCGGAAACTGCAGGCGTACAAGCAGGGCGCTGTGCAGCGACGATTGTGGCCAGCGTGACGGCAGGAGGTTATATTCCGGCGGTTATCGGGGAGGGGAATGACTCCAAAATCATTCCGGCGATTGAAGGGCTGGTCTTCCCTTATTTCACCGGCTGCAAGGACGCGCTGGAGCGGGACGGACGGTTCGGTGACTATATTGCGGCGCTGGACCGCCATCTGGAAGCCGTGCTGGTGCCGGGAGTCTGCCTGTTCGAAGACGGAGGCTGGAAAATTTCCTCCACCAGCAACAACAGCTGGCTGAGCAAAATTTACCTGTGCCAGTTCATCGCGAGACAAATTCTTGGCAGGGAGTGGGATGAAAGCGGACATGCCGCTGACCGGGCCCATGCAGATTGGCTGACGCATCCGGAGCTGTCCATCTGGAGCTGGAGCGATCAGATCATCTCCGGCGAGATTACCGGCAGCAAGTATTATCCGCGCGGCGTTACAGCGATTTTGTGGCTGGATGAGCAATAA
- a CDS encoding discoidin domain-containing protein: MFNMKRSRLLVVLLVLALTVMQFPGGTEVVAAAQSYEAESAVLTGGAAAASDHTGYSGSGFAGGFTDSNKGNAAAGFNVRVSSSGSYTAALRYANGTGSAKTLSLYINGVKLKQISLAATSDWNTWATAVETVTLNSGSNILLYKFDTTDSGNVNLDKLTLDISPGTNLALNKPLTASSSVSGFPAANAVDGNVSTYYEGAANSYPNTLTADLGSIQSVGKVIIKLPASWGTRTQTLSILGSTDNTAYSTLAPSQTYSFNPVSGNSVQVSFGTASARYVKVSFTANSGATGGQAAEFEVYGSGTVTPTAAPSPTVSPTAAPTPAPTATTTPVPTATTVPTATPTPAPSAGTYGAVMPYDTFEAEDAVYTGTLIGPSAAAGELPSEASGRKAVRLTSAGQYVQITLSKPAKGVTIRYAIPDNAAGTGIDAAISMYVGGTLYKDVNLTSKYSWNYGEWGTEGGEIRWSNNPNAASATPAHMYDEVSVLLDKTYPAGTVIRLQRNASNLNFSSASYVAVDLLETEDVPAALTKPANYVSVTAYGAVENDGADDTTAFNNAINEVKFSGGVYKGIWIPAGTFHLNNGSRGAGYDGSGTRLYLDSGVSVKGAGIWHSTLSGNYAGFYLRGGNVTLSDFKISANDIIRDDYNGVTAVEGNGTNSIMNNLWIEHGKVGFWFTNETNGVTVSNSRVRNVWADGLNLHRGTSNSTVTNNSVRNSGDDGMAMWSDTYLNTNNTFSYNTVQLPTLANNIAVYGGRNNKIIGNLLTDTVRTGGGISFGTNFSPPSMTGTLTIENNKLLRTGSAHRDYGYQIGAIWAYWLNNSGKAQNLAVTVSGNLIQDSTYSGIFIEEPSPGVAMTFGSNNIVNSGTYGVHIRGSAAGSAVFNGNTVTGAPSGKFLNASTGFTVSGTGNNW; the protein is encoded by the coding sequence ATGTTTAACATGAAAAGATCCAGGCTTTTGGTTGTATTGCTGGTACTGGCACTTACAGTCATGCAGTTTCCGGGCGGTACAGAAGTCGTCGCAGCAGCACAAAGCTATGAAGCGGAGTCAGCAGTATTAACAGGCGGGGCAGCAGCAGCTTCAGACCATACCGGCTACAGCGGGAGCGGCTTCGCAGGAGGATTTACAGACAGCAACAAAGGGAATGCTGCTGCTGGTTTCAATGTACGCGTTTCCTCATCCGGCAGCTACACGGCAGCGCTAAGGTATGCCAACGGCACCGGGTCCGCGAAGACTTTAAGCCTGTACATTAACGGAGTGAAGCTGAAACAAATTTCGCTTGCCGCAACATCGGACTGGAATACCTGGGCTACAGCAGTTGAGACCGTAACATTGAACTCCGGCAGCAACATTCTACTTTATAAATTTGATACGACGGACAGCGGTAACGTAAATTTGGACAAACTGACGCTGGATATATCACCGGGGACCAATCTGGCTTTGAACAAACCTTTGACTGCAAGCAGTTCCGTCTCCGGTTTTCCTGCGGCAAATGCCGTTGACGGTAATGTATCAACTTATTATGAAGGTGCAGCCAACAGCTATCCCAACACATTAACGGCCGATCTGGGAAGTATACAAAGTGTTGGTAAGGTTATAATTAAGCTTCCGGCCTCCTGGGGGACAAGAACACAGACGCTGTCAATCCTGGGCAGCACGGACAACACGGCATACAGCACCCTTGCACCTTCGCAGACGTATTCTTTTAATCCTGTTTCAGGCAATTCGGTTCAGGTTTCTTTTGGGACAGCTTCTGCCAGATATGTAAAAGTGAGCTTCACAGCCAACAGCGGTGCAACCGGAGGCCAGGCAGCAGAATTTGAAGTGTACGGCAGCGGCACAGTTACGCCTACAGCGGCACCATCACCAACTGTTTCCCCAACAGCTGCACCTACACCTGCACCAACTGCCACAACTACGCCTGTACCTACAGCCACAACAGTGCCGACCGCGACCCCTACACCAGCTCCGTCCGCTGGAACGTACGGTGCAGTCATGCCTTATGATACTTTTGAGGCGGAAGATGCCGTTTATACTGGAACGCTTATTGGCCCTTCGGCTGCCGCCGGCGAACTTCCGTCTGAAGCTTCGGGGAGAAAAGCGGTCAGGCTGACCTCAGCGGGGCAATACGTGCAGATTACACTTTCCAAGCCGGCAAAGGGAGTCACCATCCGGTACGCCATTCCCGATAATGCGGCCGGAACGGGGATTGATGCGGCGATCAGCATGTATGTGGGCGGAACGCTGTATAAAGATGTTAACTTAACTTCCAAATACAGCTGGAATTACGGCGAATGGGGGACGGAGGGCGGAGAAATCCGCTGGTCAAATAATCCGAACGCAGCATCCGCCACACCGGCTCATATGTATGACGAAGTCTCTGTTCTGCTGGATAAGACCTATCCGGCCGGAACGGTCATCAGGCTGCAGCGGAATGCCTCTAATCTGAATTTCAGCTCGGCATCCTACGTTGCAGTGGATTTGCTGGAAACGGAAGACGTGCCTGCAGCCTTAACCAAGCCGGCCAATTACGTATCGGTTACTGCCTATGGCGCGGTGGAGAACGATGGGGCAGATGACACCACAGCGTTTAACAACGCGATCAATGAAGTCAAATTCTCCGGAGGTGTATACAAAGGGATATGGATTCCGGCCGGAACCTTCCATTTGAACAACGGCAGCAGAGGTGCGGGATATGACGGCAGCGGAACAAGGCTGTATCTGGACAGCGGCGTATCTGTAAAAGGGGCCGGTATCTGGCATTCCACCCTGTCCGGAAATTATGCGGGCTTCTATCTCAGAGGCGGAAATGTTACGCTGTCTGACTTCAAAATCAGTGCCAATGACATCATCCGGGATGATTATAACGGTGTAACTGCGGTGGAAGGCAACGGCACGAATTCAATCATGAACAATCTCTGGATCGAGCACGGCAAAGTAGGCTTCTGGTTCACCAATGAAACAAACGGTGTCACAGTATCCAATTCCAGAGTCCGGAATGTCTGGGCGGACGGCCTCAACCTCCATAGGGGCACATCCAATTCCACCGTGACTAATAACTCTGTCCGGAACAGCGGTGATGACGGGATGGCCATGTGGTCAGACACCTACCTGAATACCAATAATACGTTCAGCTATAATACCGTACAGCTTCCTACCCTGGCGAACAACATCGCTGTTTATGGCGGCAGGAACAATAAAATCATTGGCAATCTGCTAACAGATACGGTGCGGACAGGCGGCGGGATTTCCTTCGGCACCAATTTCAGCCCGCCCTCAATGACCGGAACCTTGACCATTGAGAATAACAAGCTGCTGCGCACCGGATCCGCCCACCGTGATTACGGCTATCAGATCGGTGCCATTTGGGCCTATTGGCTGAACAATAGCGGCAAGGCCCAGAATCTGGCGGTGACGGTGTCCGGCAATCTGATTCAGGACAGCACATATTCCGGGATCTTTATTGAAGAGCCGTCGCCTGGCGTGGCGATGACCTTCGGTTCCAACAACATCGTGAACAGCGGAACCTATGGTGTGCACATTAGAGGTTCGGCAGCAGGCAGTGCGGTGTTTAACGGCAATACCGTTACAGGAGCACCGTCCGGCAAATTCCTGAATGCTTCTACGGGCTTTACCGTTTCGGGGACGGGAAACAACTGGTAG
- a CDS encoding GNAT family N-acetyltransferase, which produces MNIRKFQGSDIHDIVSLFYGTVHTINTKDYTPDQLNAWAPLQEQQTREDLWLESLSRNITYVAEINGETAGFADMTEAGHIDRMFTHKDYQGQGIASALLHVLESEAALLGLDLLDVDASLTAKPFFEHHGFRTVTEQNVVRNGITLVNFKMIKALSSSGQNTLTNR; this is translated from the coding sequence ATGAACATAAGAAAGTTTCAGGGGTCTGACATACACGACATCGTATCCTTGTTCTACGGGACGGTACATACCATCAACACAAAGGACTATACGCCGGACCAGCTGAATGCTTGGGCACCCCTTCAGGAACAGCAGACCCGGGAAGACCTGTGGCTGGAGTCGCTCAGCAGGAATATTACTTATGTAGCGGAGATCAACGGTGAAACTGCGGGATTTGCCGATATGACAGAAGCGGGCCATATAGACCGGATGTTTACCCATAAGGATTATCAGGGACAGGGCATCGCCTCCGCTCTCCTGCATGTACTTGAATCCGAAGCAGCGCTGCTGGGCCTTGACCTGTTAGATGTGGATGCCAGCCTTACGGCAAAACCTTTTTTTGAACATCACGGCTTCCGTACAGTGACTGAGCAGAACGTGGTCCGCAACGGGATTACTTTAGTCAATTTTAAAATGATCAAGGCATTATCTTCATCAGGCCAAAACACCCTTACAAATAGATAA
- a CDS encoding AraC family transcriptional regulator, whose protein sequence is MKSYEPGILHSLDGRMSPDIQAAFHIFAAHWRKVSAAWQYPGHTHPMFEINIVLQGRQQMIVGGRPFMQESGDILFIRPGVQHSSLGAEPGSELTYYCLHFDIDDLTLRRALMTMDVVCLSGDTVELRAIRSALDHFISSTILSEASDAQLNRLITLNASLQLFTALSGWVLAETAAVSKGALPGVSDNTIALANAIEGLLQESVFTAADTGSRGGGIEGIAAQLGYSPNHCNRAFQQIYGMSPRQYLSDLIIRHAKLLLLDNSLTVEMIAHRLGYRDVSHFSKQFKRWTGLPPMGYRRLTEEPAES, encoded by the coding sequence ATGAAGTCATATGAACCCGGTATACTGCATTCCCTTGACGGCCGGATGTCCCCGGATATCCAGGCGGCTTTTCATATTTTTGCTGCCCACTGGAGGAAGGTTTCGGCAGCTTGGCAGTATCCTGGACATACACACCCGATGTTTGAGATTAACATTGTTCTGCAGGGCCGCCAGCAGATGATTGTCGGCGGCAGGCCTTTTATGCAGGAAAGCGGCGATATCCTATTTATCCGCCCCGGGGTGCAGCATTCCAGCCTTGGTGCCGAACCCGGCAGCGAGCTGACTTATTATTGTCTGCATTTTGATATCGACGACCTGACGCTGCGGCGCGCCCTGATGACGATGGATGTGGTCTGCCTAAGCGGTGACACCGTTGAGCTGCGCGCAATCCGCTCGGCACTGGACCATTTCATCAGCTCAACGATTCTGTCTGAAGCCAGCGATGCACAGCTGAACCGGCTGATTACCCTGAATGCCTCCCTGCAGCTGTTCACTGCACTTAGCGGCTGGGTACTGGCAGAAACGGCGGCAGTATCCAAGGGCGCGCTTCCTGGCGTGTCGGATAACACCATCGCTTTGGCCAACGCCATAGAGGGACTCCTGCAGGAATCCGTCTTTACCGCTGCGGATACGGGCAGCAGGGGCGGCGGGATTGAAGGCATCGCCGCACAGCTGGGTTACAGCCCTAATCACTGCAACCGTGCTTTCCAGCAAATATACGGGATGTCGCCAAGACAATACTTGTCGGATCTTATCATCCGCCACGCCAAGCTGCTGCTGCTGGACAACAGCCTTACCGTTGAGATGATTGCCCACCGGCTCGGGTACCGTGATGTCTCGCATTTCAGCAAGCAGTTCAAGCGCTGGACCGGCCTGCCTCCCATGGGCTACCGCCGGCTTACGGAAGAGCCGGCGGAATCATAG
- the zwf gene encoding glucose-6-phosphate dehydrogenase: MESSTFVLFGATGDLAKRKIYPALYNLFADGKLSGPLSVIGLGRREITNEKFQSQVLDSLRTFSRRPVADSAELQNFLLSFEYSMLDVGHEEDYVKLLAHVRTREEQLGIPENRMFYLSVGPEFFGQIAGNINASGLGDTKGWKRLIIEKPFGRDLQSARELNDSLSAAFKEEEIFRIDHFLGKPMVQNLEVLKYSNPVLRALWQNRYIANVQITAAETVGVEERAGYYDKSGALRDMFQNHMLQLLMMMAMQLPKGSTPEDVRSKKRHVISSVRPLLKEEVAQHVVRGQYAAGEIKGAPARAYIDEPGIEASSQNETYIAARLLIDDPMWEDVPFYIRTGKRMKEKSTRIVIEFKEPFNDFHNKNRGKLNLDPNLLVIEIGPGEGISLQLNTKNPRQHGELEPVSIKHDSGNPDKPEAYENLIYDAMLGDATFFAHWDEVELSWQWVQPIIEATEEGTLPLHTYASGSYGPAAADDLLGEDHWWLDEQADTEEADETTPEAIRPGA; this comes from the coding sequence GTGGAATCATCAACATTTGTGCTCTTTGGAGCTACCGGGGACTTGGCGAAACGCAAGATTTACCCCGCTTTATATAACCTGTTTGCAGATGGCAAGCTTTCCGGTCCTCTCTCCGTCATTGGTCTCGGAAGAAGAGAGATTACGAACGAAAAGTTCCAGTCCCAGGTGCTGGACTCGCTGCGTACCTTTTCCCGCCGGCCTGTAGCAGATTCGGCTGAGCTGCAGAACTTTCTGCTGTCTTTTGAATATAGCATGCTTGATGTCGGCCATGAGGAGGATTACGTGAAGCTGCTGGCGCATGTGCGCACACGTGAGGAGCAGCTGGGCATTCCGGAGAACCGGATGTTCTATTTATCGGTCGGCCCTGAATTTTTTGGTCAGATTGCCGGCAATATTAATGCAAGCGGGCTTGGTGACACCAAGGGCTGGAAACGCCTGATTATTGAAAAACCGTTCGGACGGGATCTGCAGTCGGCGCGGGAGCTCAATGACAGCCTTAGTGCCGCTTTTAAGGAAGAAGAGATTTTCCGGATCGACCACTTCCTGGGCAAACCGATGGTACAGAATCTGGAAGTGCTGAAGTATTCCAACCCGGTGCTGAGAGCGTTGTGGCAAAACCGTTATATCGCCAACGTGCAGATTACTGCCGCTGAAACAGTAGGCGTGGAGGAACGTGCCGGTTATTATGACAAGTCAGGCGCACTGCGCGATATGTTCCAGAATCATATGCTGCAGCTGCTCATGATGATGGCTATGCAGCTTCCGAAGGGAAGTACACCTGAAGATGTGCGCAGCAAGAAACGCCATGTGATCTCCTCGGTGCGTCCTCTGCTGAAGGAAGAGGTGGCACAGCATGTCGTCCGCGGACAATATGCTGCTGGTGAGATCAAAGGCGCTCCGGCACGAGCTTACATTGACGAACCGGGTATAGAGGCTTCATCGCAAAATGAAACTTATATCGCTGCACGTCTCTTAATCGATGATCCGATGTGGGAAGATGTGCCGTTCTATATCCGTACAGGCAAACGGATGAAAGAGAAATCAACGCGTATCGTTATAGAGTTCAAAGAACCGTTTAATGATTTCCATAACAAGAACAGAGGAAAGCTGAATCTGGATCCGAATCTTCTGGTCATTGAAATCGGTCCGGGGGAAGGGATTTCCCTGCAGCTTAACACCAAAAATCCGCGCCAGCACGGAGAACTTGAGCCAGTCAGCATTAAGCATGACTCGGGCAATCCGGACAAGCCGGAAGCTTACGAGAATTTGATTTACGATGCTATGCTCGGGGATGCCACCTTCTTTGCCCACTGGGATGAAGTGGAACTGTCCTGGCAGTGGGTTCAGCCTATTATCGAAGCGACAGAAGAAGGCACACTCCCGCTTCATACTTATGCTTCCGGTTCCTATGGACCCGCCGCAGCGGACGATCTGCTGGGTGAAGACCACTGGTGGCTGGATGAACAGGCGGACACAGAGGAAGCTGATGAGACTACTCCAGAGGCCATCCGGCCCGGCGCTTAA
- a CDS encoding class I SAM-dependent methyltransferase produces MEKQKQIHIFDKQAARYDRRKEGTEQNRWRQLLVSQAKGEVLELAVGAGANFPFYPPGVKVTAADFSGAMLEKARRSAQRHGIQASFVTADIEELNFPDHAFDTIVSTLSFCSYDHPLQVLNKVKRWCKPNGQILLMEHGISSNPAVSALQKALNPLLHRVYGCHYTRDMLELIRESGLEMVKVESYWLNMVHLIWARPRQVQPPDQEASS; encoded by the coding sequence GTGGAGAAGCAGAAACAGATACATATTTTTGATAAGCAGGCAGCCCGGTATGACAGGAGAAAGGAAGGGACGGAACAAAATCGCTGGCGTCAGCTTCTGGTAAGCCAGGCGAAGGGCGAAGTGCTTGAGCTCGCTGTCGGTGCAGGTGCAAATTTTCCTTTTTATCCACCGGGAGTAAAAGTTACCGCTGCTGATTTTAGCGGGGCCATGCTCGAAAAAGCGAGACGGTCAGCCCAGCGGCATGGGATTCAGGCCAGCTTTGTAACGGCTGATATTGAAGAGCTGAATTTTCCCGATCATGCATTTGATACGATTGTTTCCACGCTGTCCTTTTGCAGTTATGATCATCCGCTGCAGGTGCTGAACAAAGTTAAACGCTGGTGTAAACCAAATGGGCAAATCCTGCTTATGGAGCATGGGATCAGTTCAAACCCGGCCGTTTCTGCTCTTCAAAAAGCACTGAATCCTTTATTACACCGTGTCTATGGATGTCATTATACAAGAGATATGTTAGAGCTCATCCGAGAGTCGGGTCTTGAGATGGTTAAAGTGGAAAGCTACTGGCTGAATATGGTGCATCTCATATGGGCCCGTCCGCGGCAGGTGCAGCCGCCGGACCAGGAAGCATCATCCTAA